Proteins encoded within one genomic window of Spirochaeta cellobiosiphila DSM 17781:
- a CDS encoding alpha/beta hydrolase has product MMEKNQKITLTDRTQLNLNVWMPNEGEAKGILQVIHGMGDHSLRYTAIGEYFSSKGYVVVADDHRGHGNSVSEDGELGHLNRGDSHNLVHDEYEVSQWIKDRHPHLPLYVLGHSMGSFILRAYLKSYGDTIAGAIICGSSAPDLLRGWLGMIIAKFRRLKDHGYRRDKFLNTMAFTNYNSKYENVKTDFDWICSDPEVVEQYIKDPYCGTLPTSGFFHELSQLVTLISKKGTVKSYPSHLPIMIIGGADDPLGEHGKGLPRLKQFLQNNGVRNVTLKLYDGGRHEILNEVFKEAVYQDVYTWITDLNKRNE; this is encoded by the coding sequence ATGATGGAAAAAAATCAAAAAATCACCCTTACAGACCGCACTCAACTTAATCTTAATGTGTGGATGCCTAATGAGGGAGAAGCCAAAGGTATTCTTCAAGTTATTCATGGAATGGGAGATCATAGTCTAAGATATACGGCCATAGGTGAGTATTTTTCTTCAAAGGGATATGTAGTTGTTGCTGATGACCATCGAGGGCATGGTAACTCTGTTTCAGAGGATGGGGAGTTGGGCCATCTTAATCGTGGTGACTCTCATAATCTGGTTCATGATGAATATGAAGTATCCCAGTGGATAAAAGACCGGCATCCCCATTTGCCTCTCTATGTTTTAGGTCATAGTATGGGTTCTTTTATACTACGAGCGTATTTAAAGTCATATGGTGATACCATTGCAGGTGCCATCATTTGTGGTTCCAGTGCGCCGGATTTGCTTCGTGGATGGTTAGGCATGATAATTGCGAAGTTCCGTCGTCTAAAGGATCATGGTTATAGGCGTGACAAATTTCTTAATACAATGGCTTTCACTAACTATAACAGCAAGTATGAGAATGTTAAGACAGACTTTGATTGGATTTGCTCTGATCCAGAAGTCGTTGAACAATATATAAAAGATCCTTATTGTGGGACCCTGCCCACCTCCGGCTTTTTTCATGAATTGAGTCAACTAGTAACTCTGATCAGTAAGAAAGGAACTGTAAAATCCTATCCTTCCCATCTTCCCATTATGATAATTGGAGGAGCGGATGATCCCTTAGGAGAACATGGTAAGGGGCTGCCCAGACTAAAACAATTTCTACAAAACAATGGTGTCCGGAATGTTACACTCAAATTATATGATGGGGGACGTCATGAGATTCTGAATGAGGTGTTTAAAGAAGCGGTCTATCAGGATGTTTATACCTGGATTACAGATCTTAATAAAAGAAATGAGTGA